In Mycolicibacterium aubagnense, the DNA window CCTCATGGCCGCCGATGATGGTGGTCGCCTCACCGGCGGCGGCAACCGAACCAGCACCGGTCCACTGACCGGTCAAGTTCATCAACTGGCTGGTCTGCTGTGGCACCACGTGACCGGTGATCTTCGTGGCCAGCTTCGTATAGTGCGCAGCAGCTTCTTCGAGCTGTTCCTCATTGACGTTGGGCCACCCCGGCCCCGTCACCGTCTGCGAACCGAACGGACTGCTGTCCGGCTGAATCCCCATAGACACGGCCCCCTTCCCCAGACATACCGCGTCGGATCCGAGCCTACCGCCCCGAGGGCTGGCCACCCGACGCAAACTGACGGCGCGGTCGGGGGTGCGTCCCGGCTACGAATTCGGTTGATCCTGCCGGGCCAGTAACCGGGCATAGCCGGTCCCCATGGCCAACAGCACCAGGCCAACGACGATGAAAACCGCCACCCGGAACATGCCGCTCAGAGTCCCGAGATCGAACAGGAACAGCTTGGCCATCGCCGCGGCCACCAGTGCCAGGCCACCGCCGATGGGCAGCGACCGCTGCGCCTTCGGCCGGCGCGCCGCGTACCCGAACAACGCGGCCGCCACGGCGATCCAGCCGATCGTCGCGACCATGTGGCCCGCGAGGAATCCGCCGTTCACGCCGCCGATCAGCACCCCTGCGGTGACGGTCAGCATCGTGGACGCATAGGCGGTGACGGCGACCGCGCCCGCCCACATCAGCCGAATTTCGTCATCGTCACGTCTGCCGGTCCAGGACCAGACGACGGCCACCACACTGGCCACCACCAGGACGCTGGAGATCATGGTGGAGACTGCGCTACCCGTACTCAGTTCCACCGCGCGGAACAGCAGTTCCGGCGGCGAGTAGCCGAGGTAGATCGCACCGCCGACGGCCCCGAAGCCGGCAGCCACCCAGCGGGCGATCGCATCGCGGCGGCCGGCGACCGCCACCACGACGGACATGGCGAGCAGCACCGCGCCTCCGGTTCTGCCGTCGAAGGCCACCATTACCGCGAACAGCGCGCACAAGGCCGACACAGCTGACCAGATCTGTTGCACCGCACCGACAACCCCCGGCAGCCGGCTGCCGAGCTGCGCGATTGCGAGGAACAGCGCCGCCACCGCGGCGATGATCGCCCCAGCGATCGTCGGCCGGACCACCGCTGACACGAACAACACCGGCAGCGCACCGCCCGCGGTCGCCACGGCGAGCAGCGAACGGTTGGTTGTCGTGGACAACAGGATCAGCGCGCCGGCGACGGCCAGGACGGCTGCCGCCACGCAGGCGCCCGCGAGCGCCGGATTCCGGTTGGTTCCGAAAGATGCCGACGCCAGCGCCACGAGCAGCGGAAGTGTGCAAACCCCGGTCCGCGCCACGTACATCCAGACCCAGTCCTTGCCCAGTTGCACCGGCAGCGACGCCGCAGACAGCGCCAGCATGAACCCGATGAGCAACAGCGAGACGCCGTCGGCCACCACCGGGGCCAGCACGGCCAACGGCACCAGCACCAACAGCGCGAGTTGTTGGGAGTCCCAGCGCCGGGCCAGCGTCAGGCCGCCGCCACCGATCACCGCAGCCAGCACCAAACCGACTGGCGCAGAGAGCCATTCATAGATCGTGGTGGCCGCGACGACGTCGATGTACGCCGCGGCGATACCGGTGGCGGCCAGGGCAACCGCTCCCACCGTGCCCCCGGGCCGGGTCTTCAGGCGCGTCGCCCCGACCACGAGACCCGCCGCCAGGATCGCCCCCGCGCCGACGCGGAATTCCGGGCGCAACAGACCGGCCTGTGCGGCCAGCACCAACAACAAAACGACGCCGATGAGCGTCACCGCGACACCGGCTGCGGCCAGCGCCTTGCCGATCCAGCCGTCCGAGCGCTCCGGCCGCGGTGGCTGTGTCTGTTGCGGTTGCGGCGCTGCCATCGGCGGAAGCTGCGGTGCCGCGCCCGGGGCAGTCTGAGACGGCTGCAGATACTGCTGCGGGGCAACGTATGCGGCCGGCTGCGGCGTCGGCTGCGGTGGCACCAACGACCGATCGAGTTCAGTGAGGCAGGCCGACACCCAGGCCAAGTGGTGGGATATCGCCGCGACATCCTGCGAGAGCCGGGCCACCATCGCCCGCTGCGGTTCGGTCATGCCGTCATCATCGCGCCGAGCGGGCGTAGTTCGGATGAGTAGGACTACCTGACTACATGCCGAACCAAGGGCACCTCCCGCAAGCGGGAGGTGCCCTTGGTTCGTGAGGAAATTCAGCCCAGGATCAGACCCGACGTCGGGACGCCGGTGCCGGCGGTGACGAGCACGTGCTCCACGCCCGGCACCTGGTTGACGGACGTTCCGCGCAGCTGGCGAACGCCCTCGGCGATGCCGTTCATGCCGTGGATGTACGCCTCACCGAGCTGGCCGCCGTGGGTATTGATCGGCAGCTTGCCGCCCAGCTCGATCGCACCGTTCGCGATGAAGTCCTTCGCCTCGCCCTTGCCGCAGAAGCCGAGCTCTTCGAGCTGCAGCAGGGTGTACGGGGTGAAGTGGTCGTACAGGATCGCGGTCTGGATGTCGTCCGGCGTCAGGCCACTCTGGCCCCACAACTGCCGGCCGACCAGCCCCATCTCGGGCAGGCCGAGTTCGTCGCGGTAGTACGAGTACATCGTGAACTGGTCAACACCTGCGCCCTGCGCGGCCGCCTCCACGATCACCGCACGCTGCTTGAGATCCTTGGCCCGTTCCGGGGTGGTGACGACGATCGCAACGCCACCGTCGGTCTCCTGGCAGCAGTCCAGCAGCCGCAACGGATCGGCAATGAAGCGCGAATTCTGGTGATCCTCGATGGTGATCGGCTTGCCGTAGAAGTGCGCCTTGGGGTTGGTGGCCGCGTGCTTACGGTCAGCGACCGAAACCACACCGAAATCGGCACTGGTGGCGCCGTATTCGTGCATATAGCGCTGCGCGACCATGGCGACCGACGCCGCGGGTGTGCTCAGCCCGTGCGGGTACGACCAGCTGTACTCGACGCCGCGGGAGTCGGCGTTGACGGTCAGGCCCGTCATCACCTGACCGAAGCGGTGCTCGGAGCGCTCGTTGAATGCCCGGTACGCCACAACGCATTCCGCGATGCCGGTCGCCACCGCCAGCACGGCCTGCTGAACGGTCGCGGCCGCGGCGCCGCCGCCGTAGCCGATCTGGCTGAAGAACTTCAGTTCGCCGATGCCGGTGGAGCGGGCCACCGCGGTCTCCAGGTTGGAGTCCATGGTGAAGGTCACCAGACCGTCGACGTCCGTGGGCGACAGGCCCGCGTCGTTCAGCGCATCGGTGACAGCCTCGGCCGCCAACCGGATTTCGCTGCGGCCGGAGTTCTTGGAGAAGTCGGTGGCGCCGATACCGGCGATGGCCGCCTTGCCGGAGATGCTCACTCTGCGGCTCCCATGGTCAGCGTTGAGGTGGCGATGACGTGATCGCCAAGGCTGTTGCTGCCCACCACTTTCAGCGTCACCAGGTCGCCGTCGATGGCGGTCACCTCACCGCGGAAGGTGATGGTGTCGTAGGCGTACCACGGCACCCCGAGGCGCAGCTTGATCGACTTGATGACGGCGTTCGGGCCCGCCCAGTCGGTGACATAC includes these proteins:
- a CDS encoding DUF2339 domain-containing protein, which encodes MTEPQRAMVARLSQDVAAISHHLAWVSACLTELDRSLVPPQPTPQPAAYVAPQQYLQPSQTAPGAAPQLPPMAAPQPQQTQPPRPERSDGWIGKALAAAGVAVTLIGVVLLLVLAAQAGLLRPEFRVGAGAILAAGLVVGATRLKTRPGGTVGAVALAATGIAAAYIDVVAATTIYEWLSAPVGLVLAAVIGGGGLTLARRWDSQQLALLVLVPLAVLAPVVADGVSLLLIGFMLALSAASLPVQLGKDWVWMYVARTGVCTLPLLVALASASFGTNRNPALAGACVAAAVLAVAGALILLSTTTNRSLLAVATAGGALPVLFVSAVVRPTIAGAIIAAVAALFLAIAQLGSRLPGVVGAVQQIWSAVSALCALFAVMVAFDGRTGGAVLLAMSVVVAVAGRRDAIARWVAAGFGAVGGAIYLGYSPPELLFRAVELSTGSAVSTMISSVLVVASVVAVVWSWTGRRDDDEIRLMWAGAVAVTAYASTMLTVTAGVLIGGVNGGFLAGHMVATIGWIAVAAALFGYAARRPKAQRSLPIGGGLALVAAAMAKLFLFDLGTLSGMFRVAVFIVVGLVLLAMGTGYARLLARQDQPNS
- a CDS encoding lipid-transfer protein, whose translation is MSGKAAIAGIGATDFSKNSGRSEIRLAAEAVTDALNDAGLSPTDVDGLVTFTMDSNLETAVARSTGIGELKFFSQIGYGGGAAAATVQQAVLAVATGIAECVVAYRAFNERSEHRFGQVMTGLTVNADSRGVEYSWSYPHGLSTPAASVAMVAQRYMHEYGATSADFGVVSVADRKHAATNPKAHFYGKPITIEDHQNSRFIADPLRLLDCCQETDGGVAIVVTTPERAKDLKQRAVIVEAAAQGAGVDQFTMYSYYRDELGLPEMGLVGRQLWGQSGLTPDDIQTAILYDHFTPYTLLQLEELGFCGKGEAKDFIANGAIELGGKLPINTHGGQLGEAYIHGMNGIAEGVRQLRGTSVNQVPGVEHVLVTAGTGVPTSGLILG
- a CDS encoding MaoC family dehydratase, giving the protein MTTIGTKLPELSIYGDPTFIVSTAIATRDYQDVHHDRDKAQAKGSKDIFVNILTDTGLVGRYVTDWAGPNAVIKSIKLRLGVPWYAYDTITFRGEVTAIDGDLVTLKVVGSNSLGDHVIATSTLTMGAAE